The Rathayibacter caricis DSM 15933 genomic sequence GGGAAGGACCTCCCGTTGCTGCACTCGACCCGGACGCCCGCCGACAAGCGCCGACTCTTCCGCGAACGCCTCGCCACGGGCGAGCTGCTGCAGCTGCCGGGCGCGTTCACCCCGCTCTCGGCGCGGCTCATCGAGGCGAAGGGCTTCGACGGCGTGTACGTCTCGGGCGCCGTGCTCTCGGCCGAGCTGGGGCTGCCGGACATCGGACTCACCACGCTCTCGGAGGTCGCGGGTCGCGGCCAGCAGATCGCGCGCATGACCGACCTGCCGGTCCTCGTCGACGCTGACACCGGCTTCGGCGAGCCCCTGAACGTCGCGCGCACCGTGCAGATGCTGGAGGACGCGGGAGTGGCGGGCCTGCACATCGAGGACCAGGTCAACCCGAAGCGGTGCGGGCACCTCGACGGCAAGGCCGTGGTCGACGAGAGCACCTCGGTGCGCCGCATCGCCGCGGCGGTCGACGCGCGCCGCGATCCGGACCTCCTCGTCATGGCGAGGACCGACATCCGGGCTCTCGAGGGTCTGCAGGCCGCGATCGACCGCGCGAAGCGGCTGGTAGACGCGGGAGCGGACGCGATCTTCCCCGAGGCGATGCGCGACCTGAGCGAGTTCGAGGCGGTGCGCGCCGCGGTCGACGTGCCGGTGCTCGCCAACATGACCGAGTTCGGCAAGAGCGAGCTGTTCACGACGCAGCAGCTGGCGGACGTCGGCGTGAACATCGTCATCTACCCCGTGTCGCTCCTGCGCATCGCGATGGGCGCGGCGATGCGCGCGCTCGACGGTCTGAAGGCCGAGGGCTCGCTCCGCTCGGAGGTGCCCGGCATGCAGACCCGTGCCGAGCTCTACGAGCTGCTCGACTACGAGTCCTACGGCCGTTTCGACGAGGGCGTCTTCGACTTCAGCCTGGCCGACCACTACGGCGCCTGAGCGCCCGCACTCCCCGGTGCGGCGCCGCACCGGGTCCGTCTCGCGAAGGAGCGATGCATGAGCACGACGAGTCAGGACATCAGGAAGGGCCTCGCGGGGGTCGTCGTCGACACCACGTCGATCTCGAAGGTCGACCCGGAGTCGAACTCCCTGCTGTACCGCGGGTACCCGGTGCAGGAGCTCGCGTCGCGGTGCTCGTTCGAGGACGTGGCCTGGCTGCTGTGGCACGGGGAGCTCCCGACGGCGGAGGAGGCGGCGGCGCTGTCCGACATCGAGCGCGCCCACCGCGACCTGGACCCCGCTGTGCGGGCCGTGATCGATCTCCTGCCGCTGACGGCCCATCCGATGGACGTCGTCCGGACCGCCGTCAGCGTCCTCGGCGCCCTCGATCCGGAGCCGGGAGCGGACGCGCCGGGGGAGGTGCTCGCGCGCTCGGTGCGGCTCTGGGCCGCGCTGCCCGCCGTCGTCTCCTTCGCGCAGCGACGTCGGCGCGGCCAGGAGCCGATCGCGCCGCGGGGCGACCTCGACTACTCCGAGAACTTCCTCTGGACCACCTTCGGCGAGGTGCCCGACCCGGTCGTCGTCGACGCCTTCCGCGTCTCGCTGATCCTGTACGCCGAGCACTCGTTCAACGCCTCGACCTTCACCGCGCGGGTCGTCACCTCCACGCTGTCCGACGTCTACTCAGCGGTCACGGCGGCAGTCGGCGCCCTCAAAGGGCCGCTGCACGGAGGCGCGAACGAGGCGGTCCTGCACGTCTTCGACGAGATCGGCCTCGGCCCCGACGCACCTGCGCGCTCCCGGGAGTGGCTGGCCGGTGCGCTGGCCGCCAAGCGGAAGATCATGGGCTTCGGTCATCGGGTCTACAAGTCGGGGGACTCGCGCGTGCCGACGATGGACGCCGCGATGCGCCGTCTGGCCGAGCACGCGGGCCGTCCGGACGTCGTGGAGCTGTCGGACGCGCTGGCCGAGGCCATGGCGGAGCGCACGGGCATCCTGCCCAACCTCGACTATCCCTCAGGGCCCGCCTACCGGCTGATGGGCTTCGACACCGAGGTCTTCACTCCGCTGTTCGTCGCGGCGCGGGTCGTGGGCTGGACGGCGCACGTGATCGAGCAGCGCTCCGCGAACGCGCTCATCCGGCCCCTGTCGCAGTACGACGGCGTCGCTCGACGATCGGTGCCCGAGCGCTAGGGTCGCTCGCCGATCGGCGCCCGAGCGGTAGGGACGAAGGAGGGGCGCCGGATCGCTCCGACGCCCCCTCCGAGGCCGATCAGCGGGTCGATCAGCGCCCGTCGCGCTCCTGGGCGCGCAGGGCGCGCTCCACACCCGCCAGGTTCTCGACGACGAGACGGCGCAGTGCCGGCACCTCGGGGTTCGCCTCGAGCCACTCCCGCGTCGCCGCGACGATCTCGGGTGTCGGGGTGGCAGCCGGGTAGAAGCCGACGACGAGGTACTCGGCGATCTTGTAGCTCTTCGAGTCCCACAGCTCGCGCAGAGCATCGAAGTAGACCGGCACCATCGCGTCGAGCAGCTGCGGGTCGCTCGTGCGCTGGAAGCCGAGGCCCGTCGAGCGCACGATCGTG encodes the following:
- the prpB gene encoding methylisocitrate lyase, with amino-acid sequence MLHSTRTPADKRRLFRERLATGELLQLPGAFTPLSARLIEAKGFDGVYVSGAVLSAELGLPDIGLTTLSEVAGRGQQIARMTDLPVLVDADTGFGEPLNVARTVQMLEDAGVAGLHIEDQVNPKRCGHLDGKAVVDESTSVRRIAAAVDARRDPDLLVMARTDIRALEGLQAAIDRAKRLVDAGADAIFPEAMRDLSEFEAVRAAVDVPVLANMTEFGKSELFTTQQLADVGVNIVIYPVSLLRIAMGAAMRALDGLKAEGSLRSEVPGMQTRAELYELLDYESYGRFDEGVFDFSLADHYGA
- a CDS encoding bifunctional 2-methylcitrate synthase/citrate synthase encodes the protein MSTTSQDIRKGLAGVVVDTTSISKVDPESNSLLYRGYPVQELASRCSFEDVAWLLWHGELPTAEEAAALSDIERAHRDLDPAVRAVIDLLPLTAHPMDVVRTAVSVLGALDPEPGADAPGEVLARSVRLWAALPAVVSFAQRRRRGQEPIAPRGDLDYSENFLWTTFGEVPDPVVVDAFRVSLILYAEHSFNASTFTARVVTSTLSDVYSAVTAAVGALKGPLHGGANEAVLHVFDEIGLGPDAPARSREWLAGALAAKRKIMGFGHRVYKSGDSRVPTMDAAMRRLAEHAGRPDVVELSDALAEAMAERTGILPNLDYPSGPAYRLMGFDTEVFTPLFVAARVVGWTAHVIEQRSANALIRPLSQYDGVARRSVPER